DNA from Chitinophaga pendula:
ATACGGCACGCCCAGTTTGGTGATAAATTCAAAAGCAGCATCCATCTTGTCCTTGGCACGCTGTACCGTGTCCGCCGCCGTCAACCAGGGAAATTCCTTAGTGCCAGGCCCGAACGGATCAGCACCGGTGCCACAGAAGCTATGCCAGTAAGCTACCGCAAAACGGAATAATTCCTTCATACTTTTACCTCCGATCTGCCGCTGCTCATCATACCATCTGTATGCTAACGGATTATCAGATGTCGGTCCTTCATAAGAGATCTTTCCGATCCCCTTAAAATATTCCCTGTTACCTAACGTGAAACTCATAAACTAAACTATTTAAAGAGGTGAAGAGGCAGTTGATGAACCCATTGCTCATAGGTAGGGAGATAAATAGACCGCAACTTTGCATCCGGTACAACCGTACCAATACAACTCATACCTTTATGTGCCTCCTCCAACGGATAACAACCCGCTCCCACACCAGCGCCTCTGGCAGCTCCCTGCGCACCATCCGTATTATACAGCTCGATCTCCACGTTGGCAATATTGGCAAATGCTTCCGCAAATAAAGGACTCAGGAACATATTAGCATGCCCCGCACGCACCCGGCGGATGTTCATACCCATCCCCTGCATCACCGACATCCCATAACTCAATGCCGCCGCAATCCCTTCCTGCGCAGCCCTCATCAGGTGTGCACGCTGGTGTATATTAAAGTTCAATCCCCGCACCGTCGCCCCAATATCCTTATTCAACAGTATCCGCTCCGCTCCGTTCCCGAATGGATACACCTGCAGACCATGACTACCTACAGGTACCGTGGCACCAAGCCGGTTCATCGTATCATAATCCACATCCCCACAAATGTCCTTCAACCAGCTATTCATAATACCGGTACCATTCAAACACATCAACACACCATTCCGCAACACTTCCGGTTTATTATTCACATGCACGAACGTATTGACCCTGTTCTCTTTATCCGCCACCGCCTTATCATGCACCGCATACACCACACCGGAGGTACCTGCCGTTGTAGCGGCTTCTCCGGGCTCCAATACATTCAGCGAGAATGCATTGTTAGGCTGGTCCCCCGCTCGATAACAAACCGGCGTACCTGCCGCCAACCCCAGCTGCTCCGCTGCATGAGCGGTCACCATTCCCTGTATGCCAAATACCGGTACCTGCGTGGCTAACAAGGAGGGAGCTATCTCGTAATGTGACAACAGTGGCAACGCAATCTCCTGTGCCAGAAAATCCCAGCAGATACCTTCCGACAATCCGGTATCCGTCGTACAGGCTTCACCGGTAAGACGCATTGCAATAAAATCACCGGGCAACATCACTTTATCAATACGCGCATACAACGCCGGATCGTACTCCTGCACCCAACGCAACTTGGAGGCAGTAAAATTACCGGGTGCATTCAGCAGATGGGTATGGCAGTACGCCTCCCCCAACGCATGCGCCGCCCGCTCTCCAATACCCACCGCCCGGCTGTCACACCAGATAATAGCAGGCCGTAATACCTGCTGATCCTTATCCACACACACAAGGCCGTGCATCTGGTAAGCAATCCCGATACCCCGCACATCCCGGCTGTCAAAAGCATATTTTTTTCGTAGTAAAGAGGTAGCGTGGATCACCTCCTGCCACCATTGCTCCGGATCCTGCTCTGCCCAGCCTGGCTGAGGTGCCTGTATGGCCATCTCCCGGGCAGGACTACTCGCCGTCGCCAGACATATACCACTGTCGGCATCCAGCAATGCGGCCTTCACAGAGGATGACCCTATGTCATATCCCAACAGTAATCGCATATAGAAGAATTTACAACAGCTGCTACCAGTATAAAGTATATAAAGCCACCAGCAATCCGCAAATGATCAACGCACCGATAGTAAATGGAGCAGAAGTTTTGAACATACCTGCATCCACATCCAACCCCTTGGGATTGTGCTTACTCTTAGGATCTGCCAGCGATATCACCACCATACCAATGATACATATCACGAAAACGATCCCCATACGGTCAATAAAAGGTATCTCATACACACCTTTAGCATTGGCAGTCGCCAGCCCTATATCATACAGAGAAGAAAGATCTGTCCACATCGGCAGGAACTTCAACACAATAGAGAGTATAAACCCACCAATCAACGCAAACATCGCTGCACTGGAATTAGTACGCTTCCAGAAAAAACCCATAATAAACATAGAGAACACACCGGGAGATACAAAGCCGGTATATTCCTGGATAAACTGGAAACCGCCTTTTTTATCAATACCCAGGAAGTTGGAGATAACGATCGCTATGATCATCGCCACTACCACCACCTGGCGCCCTACCTTCACCACCTGCTTCTCATCCGCATCTTTATTGTATATCTTTTTATAGATGTCCAGCGAGAAGATCGTAGAGATACTATTCGCCTTACCTGCCAGCGATGCTACTACCGCCGCCGTCAATGCCGCAAAAGCCAGCCCCTTCAGACCAACAGGCAACAGGTTCAGCAACACCGGATAAGCATTGTCCGGATTCAGCTCTCCGCCTTTCATCATCTCTGCCTGGAACATACCCTGCTGATGCAATACGTAAGCCGCAATACCTGGCAACACCACGATGATCGGCATCAACATCTTCAGGAAACCGGCAAACAACAAGCCGTTACGGGCCGTCTTCAAATCAGCACCTAATGCACGCTGCGTGATATACTGGTTACATCCCCAATAGTTCAGGTTCACAATCCACATACCGCCTATCAGAATACTCAACCCCGGCAGATCCAGGTAATGCGGGTTATCTTTGTGAAAGATCATATGGAAATGATCATCCGCGTGCTCCGTCAGCAACGAGAAACCTTTCAATACACCACTTTCGCCAAAATGACTGGCCACCAACTGCAAAGCCAGATAAGTAGTAGCCAATCCCCCTAATATCAGGAAAAATACCTGGATCACATCCGTATATCCTATCACCTTCATACCACCCAGCGTAATGAAAATCGCAAATACCGCCAACAGCACCATACAGGTATAAAAGTTCACACCCGAAATAGTAGTAATAGCCAGCGCCCCCAGGTATAATATAGAGGTCAGGTTCACCACCACATACAACAATAACCAGAACACCGCCATAATAGTACTCACCGTCTGGTTATACCGCTGTTGCAGGAACTGCGGCATCGTATATATTTTGTTCTTAAGGTAAATAGGCAGAAAAAAGATCGCCACTACCAGCAAGGTAGCCGCCGCCATCCATTCATAGGTAGAAATGGCCAGCCCCATCGCAAAGCCGGAACCAGACATACCAATAAACTGCTCTGCCGAAATGTTCGAAGCGATCAAGGAAGCTCCTATCGCCCACCAGGTAAGGGAACCTTCTGCCAGGAAAAAATCCTTGCTGTCAGTGGTCGCGCGTTTCTTCTTTTGGTATATATAATAACCATAACCGGCTACAATAATAAAATACACCAAGAAAACCGCATAATCATAAAAATGTAAGCTCTTTTGCATAAAATGGTAAAACGTGGTCAGTTATGAACGTGGTCAGTTAATTAACGAATCAATATAGAAAGAATTATTTTAAATGTACAATGTACGCGTATTATTTTAATATTTCCACTCAATAGCAGCAACTGGAGTATCAAAAATGGACTTCCCGACGCTCCCCTTTCTTGAGGGACATACTTCGGACCTGGCCTTCATAGTATAGTTTTACCGTACCTCCCAGTATTGAGCGGACCCATGCCTTTTGCAGCCGGTTACCCTCCCACTCCATATCCACTACATACCCTCCCCGGGCATGCAACCCACTGATCGCTCCTGCTGACCAGGCAGCCGGTAATGCAGGCAACAGGGTTATACCATGCTCATTACTTTGCAACATAGCCTCCGCCAGCCCGGCAGTACCTCCGAAGTTGCCATCGATTTGAAAAGGGGGGTGGTTATCAAACAGGTTGTCATAGGTCGATTTTGCCAACAAAGCCTGCATGTTCTCCTGCACCTTGTCCCCCTCTTTCAGACGGGCGTAAAAATTGATGATCCAGGCCCGGCTCCAGCCTGTATGCCCGCCTCCGTGAGCCAGGCGATAGGCCAGTGTTTTACGTGCCCCCTCCAGCAAAGCCGGCGTGCTGTCGTTGATCTGCGTGCCAGGATGCAAACCGAATAAATGCGAAATATGCCGATGCCCCGGCTCCGTCTCTTCATACTCCTGTATCCACTCCAGTATACGGCCATCCTTCCCCAGGCGGGTCGGCGGCAACTGTGCCAGTATCGCCTGCATACTATCCGCAAAAGACTTGTCTGCGTGCAACAAGTGGGCGGCAGCAACATAGTCTTGTAAAAACTCCCGCGCAATCTGGTTATCCATAGTAGGCCCATACGTCAAAGACTCCGGCTTACCGGTTACCGGATGCTTAAACAGGTTTTCCGGAGAATAAGCCGGCACTGTTACCATATACCCCTCCGGACTCTTTACCAGGAAGTCCTTCAGGAACTCAGCATGTTCCTTCATAATAGGGTATGCCTGTCGCCGCAGGAACGTCGTATCACCTGTAAACAAGTAGTGCTCCCAGAAATGCAGACACATCCAGGCCGTAGCCATAGGAAACGTACCATAGTGCATCGCATTCTGCAAACCGGTCTTACCAAAAGCATCCGTGGCATGATGCATCACCCATCCTCGGGCCCCGTACATTTTGCGGGCAGTGATACGCCCTTGCGGACGGATATGATCCAAAAAAGCAAAAAGAGGAGCTGTCGTCTCCGGCAATGCCGTTACTTCCGCATGCCAGTAATTCATCTGCAGATTGATATTGGTGTGAAAGTCTGCCTGCCAGGGTGCATCCAGGTGATAATTCCATATTCCCTGCAAGTTCGCAGGTAACACCCCTGGCGAACGGGAACTACCCATCAACAGGTAACGCCCATATTGAAAATAAAGACTGGTTAACCAAGGATCAAATGCTCCCCGCTTCACTGCCGCCAACCGCTCATCCGTAGGAATAGTGTCCTGTAAGACCGCTGGCCCCAACCGCCATTTCACCCTTTCCATCAGCCGGCGATGATCAGCGACATGCGCCGCTTTCAGCCGGTCATAATCGCCTGCCCGGTAACGCCCCAACCGCTTTTCCAGCTCATTCACAGGCACAATATTATCATTGAGCCCCAAGTGCGCAAAGTCATAGTTCGTCGCACCGTCTATATAGATCACTACACCGTTTGCCTGAGATACGTTCAGAGTATCACCAGACACCACAGTCTTTCCTCCTTCCGCAAACACCCTGGCAGCACCGGCAAATTTCATATGGGCGCCTTCCGGCCCCTTGTCATTATTCCTATCCTGTATATGCCCGGACAAAAGAAGCTGGTTATTACGCACCGTCGTCCGTGCATCCTTACAGGTAACAGTACTATCAGTAGGGTCCCGCCGGTCCAGGTACAGCGCGAGCTGTAACTGCCCGGCCCTATCTGCACGGATACGGATAGCGACCACATTGGCTGGCGCACTGATAAAAGCCTCCCTGGTATAATGTACACCAGCGAGCTCGTAACGGCTGGTTGCCACTCCTGTAAATAGGTCCAACTCCCGGTAATACCCGGTAAAAGGCTGGTCACTCTGCCCGATATGCAGATTCATCAATGTCTGGTAGGAACGAAAACTACGGGCTAACTGTGTGGAATTTTCTGCATTTACCGCTATCATATTAGGCGCTGCCAATGCAGTAGCAGCCTCATTTTTACCGGCAAACAATAACTGCCGCACGGAATCCAGTACTTTCCGCGCATTGGGATTCGCATCATTAAAAGGTATTCCCGCCCATACACTCTCCTCATTAATCTGTACCACCTCATGCTGAGGATTACCCTGTACCATAGCCCCCAAACGGCCATTCCCAAGTGGCAACGAATGTAACCAGTCTTTAGCAGGTTGTCTATACCATAATTTCGGTACAGGCTGTTGCGCCTGTACAGTGTGTATACCTAGCAGCAATAATAAGATCCAACGCATAGACTAAATATACAAAACAGAAATCCGAAAATTACATCGGATTATCTCAGCATATCAGCCAGCTGTTGTCCTACCGCGGTACCGATAGCCACCCCCATCCCTCCTAATCGCACACCAATACAGATATGCTCACTATAACGCTGCACCAGCGGCTGGCGATTAGGCCCGAAAGCCATAATACCCGTCCAGCGGTCCGCAATACGAACCTCCCGGCCGGGTAATAATATCGTGCGCAGTTTTTCTTCTAATATCCCTTGCAGATGATCATTATATGCAAATATCGTCGTCTCCTCCGCCTGCATATCCAGGTGACGCCCGCCACCAAATAATACCCGCCCATGCAACTCCCTGAAATAAAAATACCCCTCATCCATGTGGAATATGCCACGGAACGGGAGATCCGGAACAGGCTCCGTAAGTAATACCTGCCCCCTGCCTGGCTGAATATCCAACTCCGGCAACAGCTCCTTGCCGAAGGCATTAGTACATACCACCAACTCCCGGCAGCTGAACCCGATCTCCTCCTGCAACGTCTCATGCCGCACGACAACAGTTGCCCCCTTTCCCGTATCAGCAATACGCACTACCGGACATCCCGTTTTGATCTCAATACTTTGCACGATGGCCAGGTCTATCAAAGTACGTATCATCTTACCCGTGTTCAACTCCCCTTCATAGTTATTACTCACCAGGGCCTTTACATAACTACCATCAAAACCAAAGCCGGCCAGTTTCGGCGTAGCCAGGCTAAACGCTGCTCCATCCAGTACCGGCTGCAATAACCGGTTCACCTCGTCCAGCTGCGCCAAAGCAGGCAACTCCTTATCGCTGATCAGTTCAAAACTGCCTTGCTCACGATAATCCATACACGCATCCCCTATCCGGGCCCGCAATCCCAACAGCCCCCGCCTTCTTAAAGCCACCAGCGATTGTACTTCGCCGGGAGACATCGTTTTAAGATCTGCTAATATTTCCGTCAGACTGCCAATACAGGCAAACCCCGCATTCTTCGTACTGGCACCAGTAGGCAATACCTCCCTTTCCAATACCAGTATACGACCTTTTTCATCCCGCTCCCGTATACTGATCGCAGTAGATAAACCTACTATACCACTACCAATAATGATATAGTCATATTGCAATAGACTTTGTTTCTCCCAATAACTTAACATACATTAAAGATAGGTGAATTCATACGTGGGTACCCGCAAACAAAAAAGCCGGCTGCCATTTTACCTGCAACCGGCATTGTCATGAACAATTATCTCACAAATATATAAATTATTAAAATATAAACCACACTTTATAGATTCACCCTCCGCCGCTCCTGTTCTCCTCCGCCTGTACGTACACGGGCATTTTTTACCTGCTTGTTGCCAAACTTCCAGTTAAAACTCAAACTGACCCGCCTGTTCTCCCAACGATTCACCCACCGGATCTTCGTATTGCCCTGATCGATATAGGAATCCCAACGTTGCTGATTAAGCGGGTCCTGGAAATATAACCTTAGCCTTCCCTGACCGTCAAAAATACTTTTCTGAATACCCACATTTATACTAAAAATAGACACCATCCGGGACTGCCCGTTTACCATCGGCGTATTATAGTAACTGGTCAGTTGTACCTTCCAGCCGTGTTTTAAACTGAAAGTCTGATCCAACGTAGCACTCATGGAAAAAAGCTCATTAACAAACTGGAATCCGGGTGTAGTCGACCTGTAATGATCATAGGACAACAATGTAGTAGCATCCAGTTGCCACCAGGAAGCAGGATGCAAAGTGGCTGTCAGATTCAACGCTCCCTTTTCAGACAATGCATTGTTGTCACTACGGGTAGACATAATATTGGTCAAGGTATCTAACATCACCAGAGAGTTATCAGCTTGATTGGTACGACTGTATTGTATGCTGGCGAAAAATAGCTGCCGGAAGCCGTATTTCACTTCTATATTGTTGGTAAACTGAGGTGCCAGATACGGGTTGCCG
Protein-coding regions in this window:
- a CDS encoding xylulokinase, with amino-acid sequence MRLLLGYDIGSSSVKAALLDADSGICLATASSPAREMAIQAPQPGWAEQDPEQWWQEVIHATSLLRKKYAFDSRDVRGIGIAYQMHGLVCVDKDQQVLRPAIIWCDSRAVGIGERAAHALGEAYCHTHLLNAPGNFTASKLRWVQEYDPALYARIDKVMLPGDFIAMRLTGEACTTDTGLSEGICWDFLAQEIALPLLSHYEIAPSLLATQVPVFGIQGMVTAHAAEQLGLAAGTPVCYRAGDQPNNAFSLNVLEPGEAATTAGTSGVVYAVHDKAVADKENRVNTFVHVNNKPEVLRNGVLMCLNGTGIMNSWLKDICGDVDYDTMNRLGATVPVGSHGLQVYPFGNGAERILLNKDIGATVRGLNFNIHQRAHLMRAAQEGIAAALSYGMSVMQGMGMNIRRVRAGHANMFLSPLFAEAFANIANVEIELYNTDGAQGAARGAGVGAGCYPLEEAHKGMSCIGTVVPDAKLRSIYLPTYEQWVHQLPLHLFK
- a CDS encoding sodium/sugar symporter, with amino-acid sequence MQKSLHFYDYAVFLVYFIIVAGYGYYIYQKKKRATTDSKDFFLAEGSLTWWAIGASLIASNISAEQFIGMSGSGFAMGLAISTYEWMAAATLLVVAIFFLPIYLKNKIYTMPQFLQQRYNQTVSTIMAVFWLLLYVVVNLTSILYLGALAITTISGVNFYTCMVLLAVFAIFITLGGMKVIGYTDVIQVFFLILGGLATTYLALQLVASHFGESGVLKGFSLLTEHADDHFHMIFHKDNPHYLDLPGLSILIGGMWIVNLNYWGCNQYITQRALGADLKTARNGLLFAGFLKMLMPIIVVLPGIAAYVLHQQGMFQAEMMKGGELNPDNAYPVLLNLLPVGLKGLAFAALTAAVVASLAGKANSISTIFSLDIYKKIYNKDADEKQVVKVGRQVVVVAMIIAIVISNFLGIDKKGGFQFIQEYTGFVSPGVFSMFIMGFFWKRTNSSAAMFALIGGFILSIVLKFLPMWTDLSSLYDIGLATANAKGVYEIPFIDRMGIVFVICIIGMVVISLADPKSKHNPKGLDVDAGMFKTSAPFTIGALIICGLLVALYTLYW
- a CDS encoding glycoside hydrolase family 95 protein yields the protein MRWILLLLLGIHTVQAQQPVPKLWYRQPAKDWLHSLPLGNGRLGAMVQGNPQHEVVQINEESVWAGIPFNDANPNARKVLDSVRQLLFAGKNEAATALAAPNMIAVNAENSTQLARSFRSYQTLMNLHIGQSDQPFTGYYRELDLFTGVATSRYELAGVHYTREAFISAPANVVAIRIRADRAGQLQLALYLDRRDPTDSTVTCKDARTTVRNNQLLLSGHIQDRNNDKGPEGAHMKFAGAARVFAEGGKTVVSGDTLNVSQANGVVIYIDGATNYDFAHLGLNDNIVPVNELEKRLGRYRAGDYDRLKAAHVADHRRLMERVKWRLGPAVLQDTIPTDERLAAVKRGAFDPWLTSLYFQYGRYLLMGSSRSPGVLPANLQGIWNYHLDAPWQADFHTNINLQMNYWHAEVTALPETTAPLFAFLDHIRPQGRITARKMYGARGWVMHHATDAFGKTGLQNAMHYGTFPMATAWMCLHFWEHYLFTGDTTFLRRQAYPIMKEHAEFLKDFLVKSPEGYMVTVPAYSPENLFKHPVTGKPESLTYGPTMDNQIAREFLQDYVAAAHLLHADKSFADSMQAILAQLPPTRLGKDGRILEWIQEYEETEPGHRHISHLFGLHPGTQINDSTPALLEGARKTLAYRLAHGGGHTGWSRAWIINFYARLKEGDKVQENMQALLAKSTYDNLFDNHPPFQIDGNFGGTAGLAEAMLQSNEHGITLLPALPAAWSAGAISGLHARGGYVVDMEWEGNRLQKAWVRSILGGTVKLYYEGQVRSMSLKKGERREVHF
- a CDS encoding NAD(P)/FAD-dependent oxidoreductase, coding for MLSYWEKQSLLQYDYIIIGSGIVGLSTAISIRERDEKGRILVLEREVLPTGASTKNAGFACIGSLTEILADLKTMSPGEVQSLVALRRRGLLGLRARIGDACMDYREQGSFELISDKELPALAQLDEVNRLLQPVLDGAAFSLATPKLAGFGFDGSYVKALVSNNYEGELNTGKMIRTLIDLAIVQSIEIKTGCPVVRIADTGKGATVVVRHETLQEEIGFSCRELVVCTNAFGKELLPELDIQPGRGQVLLTEPVPDLPFRGIFHMDEGYFYFRELHGRVLFGGGRHLDMQAEETTIFAYNDHLQGILEEKLRTILLPGREVRIADRWTGIMAFGPNRQPLVQRYSEHICIGVRLGGMGVAIGTAVGQQLADMLR